From the Candidatus Zixiibacteriota bacterium genome, the window CCCGGCCTCGGCCTGTATTTCAATAGATGACGAAGTGGTTCATGGTATCCCCGGCAATCGGGTTATCCAAGACGGTGAAATCGTTTCGGTGGATGTTGGCTCTATCGTCGATGGCTTTTATGGCGACTCGGCCCGTACTTTTGCCGTCGGCGAGGTCTCAGATGAGAAGAGTGACCTGATGGACAATACCGGAAGATGTCTGCAAGCAGCTATTGACATCGCGCAAAAAGGGAATAAATTGGGACAGATTTCGGCGGCCATCCAACAGACGGCTGAATCCGAAGGTTACGGTGTGGTCCGGGCGCTCGTGGGGCACGGCATCGGACGTAATATGCACGAAGACCCGCAGGTACCCAATTTCGGTTCGGCTGAAGCCGGTCCGGTCTTGGAAAGCGGAATGGTGCTTGCCATTGAGCCGATGATTAATCTCGGCACACACAAGGTTTACACCAAGCCGGACGGATGGACATTTGTCACCGCCGATGGCGCCCCGTCGGCGCATTTTGAGCATACCGTGGCCATCACCGATGAAGGCCCCGATGTATTGAGTTTGTCGTAAAGGAGTGTATGGCGAAAGAACAGACTATTCAGGTCGAAGGTAAAGTTATCGAACCTTTACCCAACGCCATGTTCAAAGTTGAACTGGACAACGGCCACGTAGTTCTCGCACATATCTCCGGCAAAATGAGGATGCACTTTATAAAGATTCTTCCAGGTGATAAAGTCACTTTGGAATTGTCACCTTACGATCTTTCACGCGGACGCATTACCTACCGCTACAAGTAGATCGTTTGGACAATATAGGCAGGTAGCCATTATGAAGATTCGTTCGGCAGTAAAAAAGCGTTGTGATCACTGCATCATCGTGAAGCGTCACGGTGTCCTGCGCGTGATTTGCAAGAAGAACCCAAGCCACAAGCAGCGCCAGGGTTGATGGATTGGTTAACGTGTTATGTCAAGGAGTAGCAATTGGCTCGAATAGCCGGTGTTGATTTGCCCAAAGAAAAGCGCGTCGAAATAGGCTTGCGCTACATATACGGTATCGGACCGTACCGGGCTCGCCAGATTATTGAGAAGACCGGTGTCAACCCAGACACCCGAGTCCATAAACTCACCGATGACGATGTCGCCAAGATCCGCGCATGTATCGAAGACGGTTACACCGTGGAAGGTAACCTTCGCGGTGAGATCAATATGAACATCAAGCGACTGGTCGATATTGGGTCCTACCGTGGCCTCCGGCACCGCCGCGGCCTGCCGGTGAGGGGTCAACGGACCAAGACCAATGCACGTTCCCGCAAGGGCCCGAAACGGGCTATCGGCGGACTGAAGAGAAAGCCGCCCGGCAAAAAGTAAGTTGATTGAATACTGAGGTACTAAGTGGCAGATCCGAAAAAAAAGTCGCGCGGTAAAAAGAAATCGCGCAAAGTCGAAGCCAACGGTGTAGCGCACGTCAAGGCCACCTTCAATAACACGATTGTGACCATCACTGACGCTACCGGCAAAACGGTGTCGTGGGCCTCGGCCGGCAAAGTCGGTTTCAAGGGTTCCAAGAAATCGACCCCCTTTGCCGCCCAGTTGGCCGGTACCAATTGTGCGAAAGAGGCTATGGATATGGGATTGCGGAGAGTCGAAGTCTGGGTCAAAGGTCCCGGCTCGGGTCGTGAAGCGGCGATTCGTTCGCTCTCGGCGGCCGGACTTGAGGTCACTCTGATCAAGGATGTGACCCCGATTCCGCATAACGGATGCCGTCCACCCAAACGGCGTCGAGTTTGATTTTGATAATCGTTAGTCAGGAGAATTGATGGCTCGTTACACAGATGCCAACTGCAAACTTTGTCGCCGCGAGGGCGAGAAGCTGTTCTTGAAAGGCAGCCGTTGCTTCAGCGAAAAATGCGCTGTCGAACGCAGGCAAGTTGCGCCAGGTCAACACGGACGGATGATGCGTCGCAAGGTGTCGTCTTACGGCTTGCAGCTTCGTGAAAAGCAGAAGGTTCGTCGTACCTACGGAGTTTTCGAGAAGCAGTTTAGAAACTACTTCAAGAAAGCAGACCTGAAAACCGGAATAACCGGCGAGATTTTGTTGCAGCTCTTGGAGTGCCGACTGGACAACCTGGTATTCCGGCTGGGCTTCGCCTCTTCACGCAAAGCGGCCCGACAATTGGTGCGTCATCGCCATGTAACGGTCGGCGGCCGCATTGTGGACATTCCGTCCTATTCGATTAAGCCGGGTGAAGTCATAAAGATCAAGGAGAAGTCCAAAAACCTCGAACTGATTCACGCTTCGCTCAAGGAGACTGGGCGGGGAGACGATATCCCGTGGCTTCGGTTAAACAAGGCAGCGCTGGAGGGTGAAATGCTTGAGGTGCCGCAGCGCGCAAGTATCCCCTTGACGTTCAACGAGCAACTCATTGTCGAGTTGTACTCGAAATAGAGTTTGATTCCTTTGCGGAGGTTCTGAAAGATATGAAGTGGAAACCACTCACTATGCCCAAGGAGGTCGTCAACGACCAATCGTCGGCCAACGACAATTACTCACGCTTTATCATCGAGCCCCTGGAGCGTGGTTACGGGCATACATTGGGCAACTGTTTACGTCGGGTGCTACTCTCCTCAATTCAGGGTGGGGCCGTTGTGGCTATGCGCATCAATGGTGTGCTGCACGAATTCTCCTCAATCCCCGGTGTCTATGAGGACGTGACCGATATCGTGCTCAATGTCAAGTCGATGAGGCTCAGAATGCACGCCGATGAGATGCGGACTCTCAGGTTCAAGACCAACTCCAAGGGCAAAGTGGTCGCATCGATGTTTCAGACCGATTCGGAAGTTGAGATTCTCAATGGCGATCAGGCTATATGCGAGTTGACCGACGATGTCGACTTCGAGATGGAACTGGACATCGGCTCCGGTCGTAGCTACGTGGTAGCCGATCAAAACAAACGACCGGATGCACCGGTCGGTACGATTTATGTCGACAGCCTGTTCTCACCGGTTACCAAGTCTGCTTTCACCGTGGAGAACACTCGTGTCGGCCAGCGCACAGACTACGACCGTCTCATTATGGAAATCACTACCGATGGTTCTATCACGCCGGAGGACGCGCTCAGTTACGCGGCCAAGCTGGTGAAGGATCACTTGCAGCTGTTCATCCACCTGGATGAGGAAGTGATGGTTGAGGAAGAGCCGGAGGTTGACGAGGATACCGTCCGGGTGCGCAACATTCTCAAGACCAGAGTTGATGAGTTGGAGCTTTCCGTGCGGTCGTCGAACTGCTTGCGCGCCGCCAATATCCAGACCATTCAGGACCTGGTTACCAAGTCCGAGTCCGATATGCTGAAATACCGCAACTTTGGACGTAAATCACTCAATGAAATCGGCACCATTCTCGAAGAGATGGGTCTGTCGTTCGCGATGGATATCTCTGCGTATGTTGAAACCGAGAGTTAGGCGACAATAGGTAGGAATAAATGGGACACTTCGATAGAGTCAAAAAACTTGGCCGTACCAGACCGCACCGTGAAGCGATGTTGGGCAATATGGCCATGTCGTTGTTTCAACATAGGATGATCAAAACGACCGACGCCAAAGCCAAGGCGCTAAGACCGCTGGTCGATCGACTAATTTCTACGGCCAAGAAAGACACCCTGGCGGCCAAACGGCAGGTGGCGCGAACGGTCAAGAACAAAGATGTCTTCAAGAAGTTGTTCTCAGAGATCGTACCGCAGTTTGCCGACCGCGATTCGGGCTTTTCGCGCGTGATCAAACTGGGCGTTCGTCGTGGCGATGGGGCACCGCTGTCGGTGGTCGAGCTTTTGATAGAGAAACCAAAAGAGGCCGACGACAAGAAGGACAAGAAGAAAAAGAAGGCCGCCGCCAAGGCCGGCAAGTAGCCGACGCCTCTGAAAATCCAAACCCGCGGTTTCATGCCGCGGGTTTTTTTTTGGTTGGCGCCCCACTTTTTTTTTGTCAAGCCGATCAAACACTTGCCCGGCCCACCCACATTTGCTATATAACTCAA encodes:
- the rplQ gene encoding 50S ribosomal protein L17 — protein: MGHFDRVKKLGRTRPHREAMLGNMAMSLFQHRMIKTTDAKAKALRPLVDRLISTAKKDTLAAKRQVARTVKNKDVFKKLFSEIVPQFADRDSGFSRVIKLGVRRGDGAPLSVVELLIEKPKEADDKKDKKKKKAAAKAGK
- a CDS encoding DNA-directed RNA polymerase subunit alpha translates to MKWKPLTMPKEVVNDQSSANDNYSRFIIEPLERGYGHTLGNCLRRVLLSSIQGGAVVAMRINGVLHEFSSIPGVYEDVTDIVLNVKSMRLRMHADEMRTLRFKTNSKGKVVASMFQTDSEVEILNGDQAICELTDDVDFEMELDIGSGRSYVVADQNKRPDAPVGTIYVDSLFSPVTKSAFTVENTRVGQRTDYDRLIMEITTDGSITPEDALSYAAKLVKDHLQLFIHLDEEVMVEEEPEVDEDTVRVRNILKTRVDELELSVRSSNCLRAANIQTIQDLVTKSESDMLKYRNFGRKSLNEIGTILEEMGLSFAMDISAYVETES
- the rpmJ gene encoding 50S ribosomal protein L36, which codes for MKIRSAVKKRCDHCIIVKRHGVLRVICKKNPSHKQRQG
- the map gene encoding type I methionyl aminopeptidase; translated protein: MIVLKTKEEIEIMRRAGQVVSKTLDMVGECIKPGMTTGQLDQLVEEFIRDQDAIPGFKNYRGFPASACISIDDEVVHGIPGNRVIQDGEIVSVDVGSIVDGFYGDSARTFAVGEVSDEKSDLMDNTGRCLQAAIDIAQKGNKLGQISAAIQQTAESEGYGVVRALVGHGIGRNMHEDPQVPNFGSAEAGPVLESGMVLAIEPMINLGTHKVYTKPDGWTFVTADGAPSAHFEHTVAITDEGPDVLSLS
- the rpsD gene encoding 30S ribosomal protein S4 — its product is MARYTDANCKLCRREGEKLFLKGSRCFSEKCAVERRQVAPGQHGRMMRRKVSSYGLQLREKQKVRRTYGVFEKQFRNYFKKADLKTGITGEILLQLLECRLDNLVFRLGFASSRKAARQLVRHRHVTVGGRIVDIPSYSIKPGEVIKIKEKSKNLELIHASLKETGRGDDIPWLRLNKAALEGEMLEVPQRASIPLTFNEQLIVELYSK
- the rpsK gene encoding 30S ribosomal protein S11 yields the protein MADPKKKSRGKKKSRKVEANGVAHVKATFNNTIVTITDATGKTVSWASAGKVGFKGSKKSTPFAAQLAGTNCAKEAMDMGLRRVEVWVKGPGSGREAAIRSLSAAGLEVTLIKDVTPIPHNGCRPPKRRRV
- the rpsM gene encoding 30S ribosomal protein S13, whose amino-acid sequence is MARIAGVDLPKEKRVEIGLRYIYGIGPYRARQIIEKTGVNPDTRVHKLTDDDVAKIRACIEDGYTVEGNLRGEINMNIKRLVDIGSYRGLRHRRGLPVRGQRTKTNARSRKGPKRAIGGLKRKPPGKK
- the infA gene encoding translation initiation factor IF-1 — protein: MAKEQTIQVEGKVIEPLPNAMFKVELDNGHVVLAHISGKMRMHFIKILPGDKVTLELSPYDLSRGRITYRYK